A DNA window from Desulfonatronum thiosulfatophilum contains the following coding sequences:
- the pgi gene encoding glucose-6-phosphate isomerase produces MSNLTTTSAWKSLAEQAEIMKRKQMRDLFAADAQRFERFSATVNGILVDYSKNIVDQQSMDLLYSLAREAEVEQWRDRMFGGERINFTEDRAVLHVALRNRSDRAIMVDGQDVMPEVRHVLAKMEAFSTAVRDGTWVGFTGKLVKDVVNIGIGGSDLGPYMVTEALKPYGHPNLRVHFVSNVDGTHIAEVLKQCDPETTLFLVASKTFTTQETIANANTAKKWLLDALLDPTAVSMHFAALSTNTEKVREFGIDPENMFAFWDWVGGRYSLWSAIGLSIAIYVGMDHFMDLLEGAFVMDEHFRTAPLERNLPVTLALLGVWYNNFFGAQSHAILPYDQYLHRFPAYFQQGDMESNGKRVTRDGDVADYSTGPVIWGEPGTNGQHAFYQLIHQGTKLIPADFLAPAQSHNPLGKHHEILLSNFFAQTEALMRGKTEEEARRELEASGMDAKQVDLIAPHKVFPGNRPTNSILFPKLTPNTLGSLIAMYEHKIFVQGVIWRINSFDQWGVELGKQLANAILPELKDDQPLSGHDSSTNGLINHYKKIRR; encoded by the coding sequence ATGAGCAATTTGACGACAACATCCGCCTGGAAGTCCCTGGCAGAGCAGGCCGAGATCATGAAGCGCAAACAGATGCGTGATCTTTTCGCTGCCGATGCGCAACGTTTTGAACGTTTTTCAGCAACGGTGAACGGGATTTTGGTGGATTACTCGAAGAACATTGTCGATCAGCAAAGCATGGATCTGCTGTACAGCCTGGCGCGGGAAGCCGAAGTGGAGCAGTGGCGGGACAGGATGTTCGGCGGAGAGCGGATCAATTTCACGGAAGACAGGGCGGTTTTGCATGTGGCTTTGCGCAATCGTTCGGACCGGGCGATCATGGTGGACGGCCAGGATGTGATGCCTGAAGTGCGTCACGTCCTGGCCAAAATGGAAGCCTTTTCCACTGCCGTGCGGGATGGAACCTGGGTGGGCTTCACCGGCAAGCTGGTCAAGGATGTCGTGAATATCGGCATCGGCGGATCGGATTTGGGGCCGTACATGGTCACCGAGGCCTTGAAGCCCTATGGGCATCCCAATCTGCGGGTCCATTTCGTGTCCAATGTGGACGGGACGCATATCGCGGAAGTGCTCAAGCAATGCGACCCGGAAACCACGTTGTTTCTTGTCGCTTCCAAGACCTTCACCACCCAGGAAACCATAGCCAATGCCAATACGGCCAAGAAATGGCTGCTGGATGCATTGCTTGATCCGACAGCCGTGTCCATGCATTTCGCCGCATTGTCCACGAACACCGAGAAGGTGCGTGAGTTCGGGATTGATCCGGAGAACATGTTCGCGTTCTGGGACTGGGTCGGCGGGCGGTACTCGCTGTGGTCGGCCATCGGGCTGTCCATTGCCATCTATGTGGGCATGGATCATTTCATGGACCTGCTGGAAGGGGCCTTCGTCATGGACGAACATTTCCGGACCGCTCCGCTGGAACGGAACCTGCCGGTGACTTTGGCCCTGCTCGGGGTCTGGTATAACAACTTTTTCGGCGCTCAAAGCCATGCCATTCTCCCGTACGATCAGTACCTGCATCGCTTTCCGGCGTATTTCCAGCAGGGAGACATGGAAAGCAACGGCAAGCGGGTCACCCGGGACGGCGACGTCGCGGACTATTCCACCGGCCCGGTGATCTGGGGCGAGCCCGGAACGAATGGCCAGCATGCCTTTTATCAGCTGATCCACCAGGGCACCAAGTTGATCCCCGCGGACTTCCTGGCGCCGGCCCAGAGCCACAATCCACTTGGGAAGCACCACGAAATCCTGCTTTCCAATTTCTTCGCCCAGACCGAGGCCCTGATGCGGGGCAAGACCGAGGAGGAGGCGCGGCGGGAGCTGGAGGCTTCCGGAATGGATGCGAAACAGGTGGATCTTATCGCGCCGCACAAGGTTTTTCCGGGCAATCGACCCACAAACTCCATTCTTTTTCCGAAATTGACGCCGAACACGTTGGGCAGCCTGATTGCCATGTACGAGCACAAGATCTTCGTGCAGGGCGTGATCTGGCGGATCAACTCCTTTGACCAGTGGGGCGTGGAGCTGGGCAAGCAGTTGGCCAACGCCATTCTTCCGGAACTGAAGGATGATCAGCCCTTAAGCGGCCATGATTCGTCCACCAATGGCCTGATCAACCATTACAAAAAGATCAGGCGCTAA
- a CDS encoding ribonuclease J: MVGQETSVTLTPLGGLGEIGMNCMLLESDDSIIVIDCGLMFPSDYHYGVDILIPRFETLLAKKDKIRGIILTHGHEDHIGALPWLLPYVDVPVYSSSFTLALLENKLREHNLNKYVDLRQVSSGDQVELGPFTVHFIPVCHSIINGFGLGIETPVGRIIHSGDFKIDPTPMDNQFTDLDAFAAFSEPGVHLLLSDSTNIEREGVTLTEMEIKAALERIFRQAEGRIIITLFSSHIQRMQEVFDLAAMTGRKVAVSGRSLVNNIGLARELGYLRAAPDATCSLENIDDMRDDKLVLLVTGSQGEPLSVLTRIAQGDHRQIKIHKGDLVLMSSRIIPGNTKAISRVINNLYRLGAEVLYEKVQGIHASGHAHREELATMLNTVKPKFFVPIHGEYRHLVKHCQLARECGVASERAIVLDNGQPLTFFERGIRFEDRIRVDSTFVDGKGVGDVGASVLKERKLLAEEGLVVVHLVIDQETGHILVGPEMITKGFVFEQQFEHVLDDSKCLILDVFESNPKASPKKNAERIRIVLRSFFRKVLQRDPVVLPVVVGV; this comes from the coding sequence ATGGTTGGCCAAGAAACGTCCGTGACCCTGACCCCTCTGGGAGGGCTGGGCGAGATCGGAATGAACTGCATGCTGCTGGAATCCGATGACAGCATTATTGTCATTGATTGCGGGCTCATGTTTCCCAGTGATTACCATTACGGTGTGGACATTCTGATCCCGCGCTTTGAAACCCTGCTTGCAAAGAAAGACAAGATCCGGGGCATCATCCTGACCCACGGCCACGAGGATCACATCGGAGCCTTGCCGTGGCTGTTGCCCTATGTGGATGTTCCCGTCTACAGCTCGTCCTTCACTCTCGCCCTGCTGGAAAACAAGCTGCGGGAGCATAACCTGAACAAATATGTGGACCTGCGCCAAGTTTCCAGCGGTGATCAGGTGGAACTGGGGCCGTTCACGGTCCATTTCATTCCTGTTTGCCATTCGATCATCAACGGCTTCGGCCTGGGTATCGAGACACCGGTGGGCCGCATTATCCACAGTGGGGACTTCAAGATCGACCCTACGCCCATGGACAACCAGTTTACCGATCTGGATGCCTTTGCCGCCTTTTCCGAGCCGGGCGTGCATTTGCTGCTGTCGGACTCCACCAATATCGAACGCGAAGGCGTGACCCTGACCGAGATGGAGATCAAGGCAGCTCTGGAGCGCATCTTCCGGCAGGCCGAGGGCCGGATCATCATCACCTTGTTTTCCAGCCATATCCAGAGGATGCAGGAAGTTTTCGACCTGGCGGCCATGACCGGAAGAAAGGTGGCCGTCAGCGGCAGGAGCCTGGTGAACAATATCGGCCTGGCGCGGGAACTCGGGTATCTGCGGGCTGCACCCGACGCCACCTGTTCCCTTGAGAATATCGACGACATGCGCGACGACAAGCTCGTGCTTCTGGTCACGGGATCGCAGGGAGAGCCGCTTTCCGTTCTGACGCGCATTGCCCAGGGCGATCATCGCCAGATCAAGATCCATAAGGGGGATCTGGTTTTGATGTCCTCACGAATCATCCCCGGGAACACCAAAGCCATATCGCGGGTGATCAACAATTTGTATCGTCTGGGTGCCGAAGTGCTGTATGAAAAAGTGCAGGGAATCCACGCTTCAGGCCATGCGCATCGGGAAGAACTGGCCACCATGCTGAATACGGTCAAGCCCAAGTTTTTCGTGCCCATTCACGGCGAATACCGGCATCTGGTGAAGCATTGCCAGCTGGCGCGCGAATGCGGGGTGGCCTCGGAACGAGCCATTGTCCTGGACAACGGCCAGCCCTTGACCTTTTTCGAGCGCGGCATTCGTTTCGAGGATCGAATCCGGGTGGATTCGACCTTTGTGGACGGCAAGGGAGTCGGAGACGTCGGGGCCAGCGTGCTCAAGGAACGCAAATTGCTAGCAGAGGAAGGACTGGTGGTCGTGCACTTGGTCATTGACCAGGAAACCGGGCATATTCTCGTCGGACCGGAGATGATCACCAAAGGCTTTGTTTTTGAGCAGCAGTTCGAACACGTTCTGGACGACTCCAAATGCCTGATCCTGGATGTCTTCGAATCCAACCCCAAAGCCTCGCCAAAGAAAAATGCGGAGCGGATTCGCATTGTTTTGCGCAGCTTTTTCCGCAAGGTGCTGCAACGCGATCCAGTGGTTCTGCCTGTTGTCGTCGGGGTGTGA
- a CDS encoding SO_0444 family Cu/Zn efflux transporter: MTVLAEILSVALAAAPWLLLGLFAGGLVKAFVPENFLKRMVGGRGLLAVSRAAVVGAPLPLCSCGAIPAALALHRGGAGRGPTTAFLIGTPGIGVDSITITYALLGPFMAAVRALGAVATAIITGLLVAVTSDKGAFMSGSPASSSCGGGCSDSACSGGLEPLIVAPATPVGARFRAGMRFAFRDLLDDISTWIFIGLAFAGLLIAFMPPETMAAYGSGLVPMLLMAVVGIPLYICATAATPIAAGMLLVGISPGTVLVFLLTSPVTSMATLGVFRREMGNSALGCYVFGIISSAVFLGLLVDQIVSWLNVDVVGQIGAVQEIMPQWLKWTSLTLFVLLAVRPTRKLLARWITLHL, encoded by the coding sequence ATGACCGTACTTGCTGAAATCCTATCCGTTGCCCTGGCCGCGGCTCCATGGTTGCTCCTGGGGCTGTTCGCCGGGGGGCTGGTCAAGGCGTTTGTTCCGGAAAACTTCTTGAAGCGAATGGTCGGTGGGCGCGGGCTGTTGGCCGTATCACGGGCCGCCGTTGTCGGAGCACCTTTGCCGCTGTGCTCTTGCGGCGCGATTCCCGCTGCTCTGGCCCTGCATCGAGGTGGTGCGGGACGAGGGCCGACCACGGCCTTCCTGATCGGCACGCCGGGAATCGGCGTGGATTCGATCACCATCACCTATGCGCTGCTGGGCCCCTTCATGGCGGCTGTTCGCGCTCTCGGCGCGGTGGCGACGGCCATCATAACCGGCCTTCTGGTGGCCGTCACCTCGGACAAGGGTGCGTTTATGTCAGGTTCCCCCGCCTCATCCTCCTGCGGCGGAGGATGTTCCGACAGCGCTTGTTCCGGCGGTCTGGAGCCCTTGATTGTTGCCCCAGCGACGCCCGTCGGCGCCCGATTTCGTGCCGGCATGCGCTTTGCCTTCCGTGATCTGCTCGATGATATCAGCACCTGGATCTTCATCGGTCTGGCGTTTGCGGGCCTGCTTATCGCCTTTATGCCGCCCGAGACGATGGCCGCCTATGGAAGTGGTCTTGTGCCGATGCTGCTCATGGCTGTTGTCGGCATTCCTCTCTATATCTGCGCCACCGCGGCCACGCCCATAGCTGCCGGCATGCTTCTGGTGGGGATTTCTCCCGGCACGGTCCTGGTTTTTCTGCTCACCAGCCCGGTTACGAGCATGGCAACTCTAGGCGTATTTCGGCGGGAAATGGGGAATTCGGCACTGGGCTGCTATGTCTTCGGCATCATCTCTTCCGCGGTGTTTCTGGGGCTTCTGGTGGACCAGATCGTATCCTGGCTGAATGTTGATGTCGTCGGACAGATTGGAGCTGTCCAGGAAATAATGCCGCAATGGCTGAAGTGGACGTCCTTGACCTTGTTCGTCCTACTGGCCGTGCGGCCAACCAGAAAGCTGCTTGCTCGTTGGATCACCTTGCATTTGTGA
- a CDS encoding 30S ribosomal protein S1 → MSDSQMEQSFAEMFEASEMEMKPELRVGNRIKGKIIAVGEEMVYVDTGTKSDGVIDKHELLDKDGAFSMREGDEVELYVVSMQGSQIRLARALGGEGGMEQLQQAMEERIPVEGKIKEVCKGGFRVRVLDKIAFCPLSQVDKRPVTNPDDLVGQSMQFLITRIEERGRNIVVSRRVLLDLEQAQSLAEFLERTKVGDVLQGTVTRLAPFGAFVEVAPGLEGLVHVSELGWSRNNSPEDVVAAGDQVTVKLLKVDDQGKGHVRLELSMKQAMEDPWAQIAADVQVGAKITGRVTNLAPFGAFVEILPGIEGLVHVSEMSYLKRVHKPGDVVAVGESVPVMVKSIDLQTKRIGLSMRDAEGDPWDGLADRYKKGQVVQGILEKRETFGMFVQLEPGVVGLLPASRLERSADDIYSKAKPGETLPVAVDVVDLEKRRISLGLPDAEQNEDWKSHAVQEGPMGSLGEQLKKAMEQK, encoded by the coding sequence ATGTCCGATTCGCAAATGGAACAGAGTTTTGCCGAAATGTTTGAAGCCTCTGAAATGGAAATGAAACCGGAACTCCGGGTCGGCAACCGGATCAAGGGCAAAATCATCGCTGTCGGCGAGGAAATGGTTTACGTCGATACCGGGACCAAGAGCGACGGCGTGATTGATAAACATGAGCTCCTGGACAAGGACGGGGCATTTTCCATGCGGGAGGGCGACGAAGTCGAGCTGTACGTGGTTTCGATGCAAGGCAGTCAGATCCGGCTTGCGCGCGCCCTGGGCGGCGAGGGCGGCATGGAGCAGCTGCAGCAGGCCATGGAAGAGCGCATTCCCGTGGAAGGCAAGATCAAGGAGGTCTGCAAGGGCGGCTTCCGAGTCCGCGTGCTGGACAAGATTGCTTTCTGCCCCTTGAGTCAGGTGGACAAGCGGCCGGTGACCAACCCTGATGATCTTGTGGGTCAGAGCATGCAGTTTCTGATCACCCGCATCGAAGAACGGGGGCGGAACATCGTGGTTTCCAGAAGAGTGCTCCTGGATCTGGAGCAGGCCCAATCCCTGGCGGAGTTCCTGGAACGCACCAAGGTCGGCGACGTGCTGCAGGGCACTGTTACCCGCCTTGCTCCCTTCGGTGCCTTCGTGGAGGTTGCGCCTGGCCTGGAGGGCCTGGTCCATGTTTCCGAACTGGGCTGGTCCAGAAACAATTCGCCCGAGGACGTGGTTGCTGCAGGGGATCAGGTGACCGTGAAACTGCTGAAGGTCGATGACCAGGGCAAGGGCCATGTCCGGCTGGAGTTGTCCATGAAGCAGGCCATGGAAGATCCCTGGGCTCAAATTGCCGCGGACGTTCAGGTCGGCGCCAAGATCACGGGCAGAGTAACCAACCTCGCGCCCTTTGGTGCTTTTGTCGAAATCCTTCCAGGCATCGAGGGTCTCGTGCACGTCAGTGAAATGAGCTACCTCAAGCGCGTGCACAAGCCTGGCGACGTGGTGGCCGTGGGAGAATCCGTCCCGGTCATGGTCAAGTCCATTGACCTACAGACAAAACGCATCGGACTGTCCATGCGCGACGCGGAGGGCGATCCCTGGGATGGACTGGCCGACCGGTACAAGAAAGGCCAGGTTGTGCAGGGAATACTGGAGAAAAGAGAAACTTTCGGCATGTTTGTCCAGCTCGAACCCGGGGTCGTGGGACTGCTGCCGGCTTCACGGCTGGAACGCTCCGCAGACGATATTTACAGCAAAGCCAAACCCGGAGAGACTCTCCCGGTGGCCGTTGACGTCGTGGATCTGGAGAAGAGACGCATATCCCTGGGATTGCCGGATGCGGAACAAAACGAGGACTGGAAGAGCCATGCCGTGCAGGAAGGCCCCATGGGAAGCCTGGGAGAGCAGTTGAAAAAAGCCATGGAGCAGAAATAG
- a CDS encoding YgiQ family radical SAM protein: protein MVKKSLSRIPAQPEFLPMSRNEMQDLGWRELDILLVTGDAYIDHPAFGVPLLGRRLSAHGFKVGIVAQPRWDSLDDIQALGRPRLFAGVSAGALDSMLAHYTAFRRIRRDDAYTPGGRAGARPNRASIVYTNLVKRAFPGLPVVIGGIEASLRRISHYDFWTDKIRRSILLDSKADLLLYGMAERSVLELALALDSVLKEDNSAKRSFAPLSPQTCMRISGAVFSCREADLPVLPDVQELPSHEQILSSPQTLLQATELMEQHVHQGQHGLIQSVGDRLLVITAPSAPLSEQEMDALYDLPFARRQHPSYQEPIPALEMIAASITTHRGCGGGCSFCSLALHQGRRISSRSRKSILAEARNMAAMAHWKGVISDVGGPSANMWQATCTRESEPCRRNSCMHPAVCPFFRVDQQSILAMLTEIRELPDVRHVRVASGVRFDLLLQDSKAAEGLIRDFVGGQLKLAPEHASEKVLRLMRKPQFKVFEQFLALFEHHSARIGKKQFVVPYLMSAFPGCTDQDMVELADWLKKKGWRPQQVQCFVPTPGTLATAMFHAEKDISGNPLFVARGDAQRQAQHQKLTSLIEPAFPGKKNQARSGTRKKK, encoded by the coding sequence ATGGTCAAAAAGTCCCTCTCCCGCATTCCGGCCCAGCCCGAGTTTCTGCCCATGTCGCGTAACGAAATGCAGGATCTGGGCTGGCGCGAACTCGATATACTCCTGGTTACCGGCGACGCCTACATCGACCACCCCGCTTTCGGCGTGCCGCTGCTGGGACGCCGGCTTTCGGCCCACGGCTTCAAGGTCGGCATCGTGGCCCAGCCGCGCTGGGACAGCCTGGACGACATCCAGGCTCTGGGACGTCCCCGGCTCTTCGCCGGCGTCAGCGCCGGCGCGCTGGACTCCATGCTGGCGCATTACACCGCATTTCGACGAATTCGTCGCGACGACGCCTATACGCCCGGAGGCCGGGCCGGGGCTCGCCCGAACCGGGCGAGCATCGTCTACACCAACCTGGTCAAGCGCGCCTTTCCCGGTCTGCCCGTGGTTATCGGCGGGATAGAGGCTTCCCTGCGACGGATTTCCCATTATGATTTCTGGACCGACAAAATCCGCCGATCCATTCTGCTGGACAGCAAGGCGGACCTGTTGCTCTACGGCATGGCCGAGAGGTCCGTTCTGGAACTGGCCCTGGCACTGGATAGCGTTTTGAAAGAGGATAACTCAGCGAAACGGTCCTTTGCCCCTCTTTCCCCGCAAACATGCATGCGAATTTCCGGAGCTGTTTTTTCCTGCCGTGAGGCGGATCTGCCCGTGTTGCCCGATGTCCAGGAATTGCCGTCCCACGAACAGATCCTTTCATCGCCCCAAACCCTGCTCCAGGCGACGGAACTCATGGAACAGCATGTTCACCAGGGACAGCACGGCTTGATTCAATCCGTGGGGGACAGACTGCTCGTGATCACGGCTCCGTCCGCTCCGTTGAGCGAACAGGAAATGGACGCCCTGTACGACCTTCCCTTTGCCCGGCGACAACACCCCTCCTACCAGGAGCCGATCCCGGCACTGGAAATGATCGCGGCCAGCATCACGACGCACCGCGGATGCGGAGGTGGCTGCTCGTTCTGCTCCCTGGCCCTCCATCAAGGCCGCCGGATCAGCTCGCGCAGCAGGAAGTCCATTCTGGCCGAGGCCCGGAACATGGCCGCCATGGCCCACTGGAAAGGCGTGATCAGCGATGTGGGTGGGCCGAGCGCGAACATGTGGCAGGCCACATGCACCCGTGAAAGCGAACCCTGCCGCCGGAACAGCTGCATGCATCCCGCGGTCTGCCCGTTTTTCCGCGTCGACCAGCAATCCATTCTGGCCATGCTTACCGAAATCCGGGAGCTGCCGGATGTCCGCCATGTGCGCGTCGCCAGCGGAGTACGTTTTGATCTGCTGCTTCAGGATTCCAAGGCCGCCGAGGGATTGATCCGGGATTTTGTCGGCGGTCAGCTTAAACTGGCCCCGGAGCATGCCTCGGAAAAAGTGCTCCGTTTGATGCGCAAGCCCCAGTTCAAGGTCTTTGAGCAGTTCCTGGCCTTGTTCGAGCACCATTCCGCCAGGATCGGCAAAAAGCAGTTCGTCGTTCCCTACCTGATGAGCGCTTTCCCGGGGTGCACGGATCAGGACATGGTCGAACTGGCCGACTGGCTGAAGAAAAAAGGATGGCGGCCGCAGCAGGTCCAGTGCTTCGTACCCACCCCCGGAACCCTGGCCACGGCCATGTTTCATGCCGAAAAAGATATCTCGGGCAATCCGTTGTTCGTCGCCCGAGGCGATGCCCAGCGCCAGGCGCAGCACCAAAAATTGACGTCCCTGATTGAACCGGCCTTCCCCGGAAAAAAAAATCAGGCGCGGAGCGGGACGCGGAAAAAGAAATAA
- a CDS encoding PaaI family thioesterase, protein MSDKPVQHLYADELSHCYGCGRNNPHGLHVQSRWDGTEAKARFTPRPEHIAVPGYVYGGLLASLVDCHGVATAAAAAGMELAGDEPLGRFVTASLNVVFVKPTPLGVELELRARVTERRRRKLVVAVEILAEGEVRVRGEVVAAPMPTSMEMK, encoded by the coding sequence ATGTCCGACAAGCCGGTCCAGCATCTGTATGCGGATGAACTCAGCCATTGCTATGGCTGCGGCAGGAACAATCCCCACGGACTGCACGTGCAAAGCCGTTGGGACGGCACGGAAGCCAAGGCCCGGTTCACCCCGAGGCCGGAGCATATCGCCGTGCCGGGCTACGTCTACGGCGGATTGTTGGCCTCGCTGGTGGATTGCCACGGCGTGGCCACGGCCGCGGCGGCCGCCGGGATGGAACTTGCCGGTGACGAGCCCCTGGGGCGGTTCGTCACGGCTTCCCTGAATGTGGTTTTTGTCAAACCCACGCCGCTAGGCGTTGAGCTGGAGCTGCGAGCCCGGGTCACGGAGCGTCGCCGACGCAAGCTGGTGGTGGCGGTGGAAATTCTGGCCGAAGGGGAGGTCCGGGTGCGCGGCGAGGTCGTGGCCGCGCCGATGCCGACAAGCATGGAAATGAAGTAA
- the rdgC gene encoding recombination-associated protein RdgC translates to MGFLSASTGLTRYRLPDDVGDDVLAEIPRRLKSFAFVDIDQSMEERSFGWVCFDDLLDVDWATAGPEKGPYLAFSLRLDTRRVPPAVFKKHWMIALRERQAQLAQEGKKFVPKDQKTELREQVRQKLLMRSLPIPAVFDVVWSVRDNRVYLATTNGKIRTLFEDLFARTFQAELEPLTPVSLGLEMLGAGAEGRLTSFEGSIFIPAREAAQ, encoded by the coding sequence GTGGGTTTTCTTTCCGCGAGTACGGGGTTGACGAGATACAGGCTGCCGGATGACGTCGGGGACGATGTCCTTGCCGAGATTCCCAGGCGGTTGAAGAGCTTCGCCTTTGTGGACATCGATCAGAGCATGGAGGAACGATCCTTCGGATGGGTCTGTTTCGATGACCTTCTGGACGTGGACTGGGCCACGGCCGGACCGGAGAAAGGACCGTATCTGGCGTTTTCCCTGCGCCTGGATACTCGAAGGGTTCCGCCCGCGGTGTTCAAGAAGCACTGGATGATCGCCCTGAGGGAACGGCAGGCTCAACTTGCCCAGGAAGGCAAGAAGTTCGTACCCAAGGATCAGAAAACCGAACTGCGCGAGCAGGTGCGTCAGAAACTGCTGATGCGCAGCCTGCCGATTCCGGCTGTCTTTGATGTTGTCTGGAGTGTTCGCGACAACAGGGTTTATCTGGCCACCACCAACGGCAAGATCCGAACGCTGTTTGAAGATCTCTTCGCCCGCACCTTTCAGGCCGAACTGGAGCCGTTGACCCCCGTCTCCCTGGGTCTGGAGATGCTGGGGGCTGGAGCTGAAGGCCGCCTGACAAGCTTTGAAGGTTCGATTTTCATTCCTGCTCGGGAGGCTGCCCAGTGA
- a CDS encoding YaiI/YqxD family protein: MHIFIDADSCPVKEEVYRVAGRYQLGVTLVANSWMRIPNERRVVLEIVAEGLDAADDWIVEHVNPHDIVVTADILLAGRCLKKGAQAIRPTGKPFTEDNIGMAVATRDLLSELRGAGEMIGGPAPLKKQDRSRFLQQFDEMIQKIRRLHPPMGH; encoded by the coding sequence ATGCATATTTTTATAGATGCTGATTCATGTCCGGTCAAAGAGGAAGTGTACCGCGTTGCCGGCCGCTATCAACTCGGCGTCACATTGGTGGCCAACTCCTGGATGCGCATTCCCAATGAACGCAGGGTTGTACTCGAAATTGTCGCGGAGGGGCTGGATGCGGCCGACGACTGGATTGTCGAGCATGTAAACCCTCACGATATTGTGGTTACCGCTGATATCCTTCTGGCCGGCCGCTGTCTCAAGAAAGGGGCGCAGGCGATCAGACCCACGGGCAAGCCGTTCACTGAAGACAACATCGGCATGGCCGTCGCGACCCGGGATCTGTTATCCGAACTTCGTGGTGCAGGTGAGATGATCGGCGGCCCTGCGCCGCTCAAAAAGCAGGATCGGTCTCGTTTCCTGCAACAATTTGATGAGATGATTCAAAAGATTCGTCGCCTGCACCCGCCGATGGGTCATTAA
- a CDS encoding lysophospholipid acyltransferase family protein, with the protein MLSIIPFYLLFLPLTIFFAIITIAVSIFDSSGNLPNRVGIFWGGLVCRLAGIKVHVDRGGFDPSGRYILMVNHQSWFDIPVLLVALKGHQFRFVAKQSLFRIPFFGQAMSRIGYIGIDRDNPRRGMKSIQDAITKSEHASILIFPEGSRFAQLGEFKIGPMILAIKSGRPVVPVLISGTHDVLPKPSWRIRPGEVAVRFFPPIETKDNYTIKDRERLKQDMWNIMHTHSKETDEWLAKKRP; encoded by the coding sequence ATGTTATCCATCATCCCCTTTTATCTTCTCTTTTTGCCGCTGACCATCTTTTTTGCAATCATCACCATTGCGGTCTCCATTTTTGATTCCAGCGGAAATCTCCCGAACAGGGTCGGTATCTTCTGGGGTGGTCTCGTCTGTCGCCTGGCCGGGATCAAGGTGCATGTGGACCGGGGTGGTTTCGACCCCTCCGGCAGGTACATTCTGATGGTCAACCATCAGAGCTGGTTTGATATCCCGGTCCTGCTGGTCGCCTTGAAAGGGCATCAGTTTCGATTCGTCGCCAAGCAAAGTCTCTTCCGCATCCCGTTCTTCGGCCAGGCCATGTCCCGGATCGGCTATATCGGCATCGACCGGGACAATCCCCGCCGGGGCATGAAAAGCATTCAGGATGCCATTACGAAATCCGAGCACGCCTCGATCCTCATTTTTCCGGAAGGCTCCCGATTCGCGCAGCTTGGCGAGTTCAAGATCGGCCCGATGATTCTGGCCATCAAAAGCGGACGGCCCGTGGTTCCGGTTCTGATCTCCGGAACCCACGACGTCTTGCCCAAGCCCTCCTGGAGGATCAGGCCGGGCGAGGTCGCGGTCCGCTTCTTTCCCCCAATTGAGACCAAAGATAATTACACGATCAAGGATCGTGAACGATTAAAGCAGGATATGTGGAATATCATGCACACGCATTCCAAGGAGACTGATGAATGGTTGGCCAAGAAACGTCCGTGA
- a CDS encoding fumarylacetoacetate hydrolase family protein, with amino-acid sequence MRVVRVQYAGKTFYATLQPDHVMCLNKDMGLNDPIGLDQIALLPPVAPSKIICAALNYHAHAEEMGKTVPDEPVLFFKPPSAVIGAWQPIVLPVQSFRVDYEGELAVVIGKPCRKVNATQAAEYIFGYTCANDITARDLQTKDGQYGRAKGFDTFAPIGPWIETEVPDPSELTLITRVNGQVRQNGNTGDMIFSAWELLSFASHVMTLLPGDVILTGTPPGIGPLHAGDEVQVEISDVALLTNTVIVEQDHVEGYSVIQ; translated from the coding sequence ATGCGTGTCGTGCGAGTCCAGTATGCGGGGAAGACCTTCTACGCCACACTGCAACCGGATCATGTGATGTGTCTGAACAAGGACATGGGATTGAACGATCCGATCGGTCTGGATCAGATTGCCCTGCTCCCTCCGGTGGCGCCGAGCAAGATCATCTGCGCGGCCCTGAACTACCATGCCCATGCCGAGGAAATGGGCAAAACCGTTCCGGATGAGCCGGTTCTTTTTTTCAAGCCTCCTTCCGCCGTCATCGGCGCATGGCAACCCATAGTTCTGCCTGTCCAGTCCTTCCGGGTCGATTACGAAGGAGAGCTGGCCGTGGTCATCGGCAAGCCCTGCCGAAAGGTCAATGCGACTCAGGCCGCGGAATATATCTTTGGGTATACCTGCGCCAACGACATTACCGCGCGGGATCTGCAAACCAAGGACGGACAATACGGACGGGCAAAAGGCTTCGATACCTTTGCGCCCATCGGGCCGTGGATCGAGACGGAAGTGCCCGATCCTTCCGAGCTGACGCTGATCACCAGGGTCAATGGGCAGGTGCGTCAGAACGGCAACACCGGCGATATGATTTTCAGCGCCTGGGAGCTGCTCAGCTTTGCTTCCCACGTGATGACCCTGCTTCCGGGGGACGTAATTCTCACCGGGACTCCTCCCGGAATCGGCCCCCTGCATGCCGGAGATGAGGTGCAGGTGGAAATTTCCGATGTCGCCTTGCTGACGAACACGGTGATCGTGGAACAGGACCACGTTGAAGGGTATTCCGTCATTCAATAA